The DNA sequence aatcaCATTGTATGCCATTATGGGTCGCCACGAACAATCgcgagcgaccaaggatcccacttttgtaacagaaaAGTAGAGGCATTACTCAAGCGCTATGGGGtattgcataaggttgccactgcttatcatccgcaaaccaacgggcaagcggaagtgtccaaccaggagattaagagaatcttggagaaagtggtcaatccacaaaggaaggattggagcttctggttaggagatgcactatgggtgTATAGGatggcctacaagactccgttagggatgagtcccttccggatcgtctatggtaaggcatgccaccttccagtGAAAATTGAGCATGGAGCCTATTGGGTGGTAAAGCAGTGTAACATGGATTTCACCAAGGCGGGTGTGGCCAGTAAATTACAGCTAAAGGAGCTCGAGTGTTTGAGGATGgaggcatatgagaatgcccggataTACAAGGAAAATACTAAAGCCTTTCACGATCACCACATCCGAAGAAAGGATTTTCAAGAAGttgatgaggttctcctctacaactcgagACTGCGATTTATGCCTGGTAAGCTCcattctagatgggaaggacccttcaaAGTGAAAaagataaagccctatggagtggtaGAATTATTTGATCCTCAAAGTGACATAACTTTcaaagtgaatggacatagagtgaagaagtacaaTGGTTACAAGTCACCAAGAGAAGTGGTAGTGCTCCTACTTGAGGATGCACCAATAGGAGAGGAAGCTTAAGCGAAggaccatccaacttaaggacgttaaagagaagtgcttggtgggaggcaccccaccgtggtaagatcttccttgtgtatacaTTCTTGTTTTTAGCTCtagatttttttgtaaattttgtgacttcttgatgttgttgattgcataGGATTGCTAGTTTTGTTTATCTTGTTGGATAACTAGGATGTTTAGatagatttcatcattttggcatGGATGAATTGTTGAAGTAGAGAAAATTCTATGTTTTGAATACTGCAAGAATTTGAGATTGTTCTCTTGCCTACTAGCTTAAACACCTGCCAAGAATATATTAGAATATCCTTTTCTATgttgtttagaaaaaaaaaagcaaggaaAAAGGGCTTCCGCGCACGAgtgcactgtgcgcgcgcgcgccggtggtGCATTTATTACTCAtaggccaaaaacccgagagttatgcccactTTGTGCCTATTTCGTGCCAGGCACCCACGCGCCAGCGTGCATGCCGCCTGCGTGCCCCTTGCGAATTGcctatcgacgcgcaagcgcactgtgcATGCGCACGGCGATGGTGCTATATGaactccctggtacaaaaaccagagagttgtgccatacTTTTGCCTAGTTTGTGTCCACACTAACGCGTCCAcgcactgtgcgcgtccgcgctGGTCGCCAATCcactcaggcacgcgtccgcgcactgtgcgcgtccaCGCGCCTGCGCTGAATGCCAACTCTGGTATAAATCAGCCGAGACATAGGCCTACTTTGTGCCAACCCAGTGCCAGGAGCCCAACCAACTTCATGCGTACGCGCCCTTGTCGCATACGTCTCGCTCGCTCAACTCTCACCGACCCACCAGCGCACCGTGTGCGCGCGTGACGGTCGCGCGAACCAGTTTTAAAGCTGGCACGCCCTGTTCTCTCCCTCTCCCACCCTCtttcttaattctttcttcttccttctccatcacctctcttctctttttcttcttccacaATCCACCACCGTCTCCAGCTACTCACCGGCGACCACCACCACATCCGGTGGCACTACATCTCTTCTATCTCTTTCTCACTTTCACAAAAAGAAAATTCTACCTTCttcttttacacttctcaaggttctacttcttccatatctcatatattattttctttgcaTAATCTATTCTTCAAGTtagatttttcttgttgattcacttaatttttcttttagtttcatgATTATACTActtactttttgtttgtttccttttcctttttcttgtttttccatggatgttgaatttgagtttgAATTTGCTTTAGTAGATTTTCTTGTTGTCTCTCATTGTCTTTGTCAGTAAGTGATGTTGTGTGATGATTGATATTTCATTTTGGGATTCAAATTGGTTGAGTACCTCATAATTGTTCATTGCTTGATaactgcacaccaagtgttcgaggaaatgcacgaatgccattttggtttattttagtcaTATATCTTCAAATTGGTGCTTCTCCTCACTCACTTGCTTTCTTCTAAGTGCATTGAGATTACTTTGCTTGCTTTGAGTGTATGCTTGCTAtttagatactcattgaacatgacttgctctttattATGGAAGCTTGAGATTATTCTTCTCATGCCATATTATATGCCTTACTTCCTCTTGCATCtcatgccaagtgttgtgacccacGCCTCTATGATCACTTTGTTATACTACTTCTTTTGGGCACTAcctttcacttgcatgtttttgttgaaatgattctttgggtttaatgttttcctttttcccttcctttttcaggatggccaccaagaaaggcaaggagaaagcttcaaggaaaccagccacaaagagggcaccccaaaggtcaaactctaaggcacactcttcattaggagccaaacccctatctaaaAAGGCAAAGGCACCTGCTCCTATTTATGAGAACGAGAAGAGCAAACCGGCAAaggattcttcaaggttccccaaccgcttctgtgaacttgtgttccccaccatggttgagaggaactaCTATGccgagcatctactcgctccgccggacaaggttgctccttgtaTTTTACCCCGCATTGAACGGCGAGGATGGGAGTTCCTTCTGTGAAAACCATAAgaggtcaacctctcatgggtggtagaattctacactaactaccatcatCCCTCTCTTTAATCAGTATACATGTGCGGAAAGCAAATCCCAGTTTCAGAAGAgtctattcagcaagtgcttaatgtcttaccggtaccaagtgacatggatggctaccaagaggtcttacgtcagcgagaaaagtttggatttgattgcgactcgatcctccgagtcattgctgaaccagaggCATTTTGGACCCATGGTCAACTCCAGAtgaggcccaagtgcattgacgctcgcttcctcactgtagaagctagagcttgggcctagatcctatcccactatgtgctacctagcactcaTAAGTCGTCCTTTACGGAGGATCTCAACTTGCtcgtttggtgtgttctcacggaaagaccggtgaacattccgcttcttgtcaagcaagcgatgggaCATGTCTACGCCCGGGgcaatttgccatttccagcattggtatccGATTTAGCTGCTGCTGTGGGTGTTCCTTGGGGATACATGGACACGAAGGCTATAATTctggctaagggcgatgtggtcccaagcggaaaatacttacatcttcctATGAACAACCCAAGCCATGACATAGCTCTCCCACCTACTATTCCTTCCACTTCATCGTCAGCACCACGGCACTGATCCACACATCAAatgatagaagatctacaccggaagattgatagatatgagcagcgcaaccaacgccg is a window from the Arachis hypogaea cultivar Tifrunner chromosome 17, arahy.Tifrunner.gnm2.J5K5, whole genome shotgun sequence genome containing:
- the LOC112763494 gene encoding uncharacterized protein, with translation MDFTKAGVASKLQLKELECLRMEAYENARIYKENTKAFHDHHIRRKDFQEVDEVLLYNSRLRFMPGKLHSRWEGPFKVKKIKPYGVVELFDPQSDITFKVNGHRVKKYNGYKSPREVVVLLLEDAPIGEEA